One Pomacea canaliculata isolate SZHN2017 linkage group LG9, ASM307304v1, whole genome shotgun sequence DNA segment encodes these proteins:
- the LOC112572198 gene encoding uncharacterized protein LOC112572198, with protein MEPVLNPVAQSLQKYLLSSDQIPGMAAGTILSPLAEPFVPRDPVFWPGQLLSDSSCHDWSNDARTQCQMSHVNTGGQINVDTNGWGATTGPPAIRAVGYERVQKREQQKAETPGSEPSNFDVGVRGKSYSCEITAAFLEGLQGGVAILRDGFCPGEYTRFSGVTLWDKLTSDRSFNDLECMARSTDTDAVIITATPPHRRLIRTSSTAATATPLACRLNAWTALMTRRTPALMPVVTSNRGLPVQGSTSLASGLARLMCPASLTL; from the exons ATGGAGCCGGTCTTAAATCCAGTGGCGCAGTCGCTTCAGAAGTATCTTCTTTCTTCAGACCAG ATCCCAGGAATGGCGGCGGGCACCATTCTCTCACCACTGGCCGAACCATTTGTGCCCCGCGATCCTGTCTTCTGGCCAGGACAGCTGCTGTCCGACAGTTCTTGTCACGACTGGTCTAACGATGCCAGGACACAGTGCCAGATGTCACATGTGAACACTGGTGGGCAGATCAACGTTGACACTAACGGGTGGGGAGCTACCACCGGGCCGCCTGCAATACGCGCAGTCGGGTACGAACGGGTGCAGAAACGTGAGCAGCAGAAAGCAGAAACACCGGGATCCGAACCGAGCAACTTTGACGTTGGTGTGAGAGGAAAGAGTTACAGCTGCGAGATAACTGCTGCATTCCTCGAGGGTCTCCAGGGAGGAGTTGCGATACTGAGGGATGGATTCTGTCCAGGCGAGTATACCAGGTTCAGCGGAGTGACCCTGTGGGACAAACTGACATCTGATCGCAGCTTCAACGACTTGGAGTGCATGGCACGCAGCACAGACACCGATGCAGTAATAATAACAGCTACTCCACCACACCGTCGTCTGATAAGGACATCAtcgacagcagcaacagctacTCCGCTGGCCTGTCGTCTGAATGCGTGGACAGCTCTGATGACTCGCAGAACACCAGCGCTGATGCCGGTAGTGACATCGAACAGAGGACTTCCAGTCCAGGGCTCGACATCACTTGCGAGTGGCCTCGCCAGACTGATGTGCCCGGCTTCACTTACCCTCTGA